One part of the Anopheles coustani chromosome 2, idAnoCousDA_361_x.2, whole genome shotgun sequence genome encodes these proteins:
- the LOC131265659 gene encoding activating signal cointegrator 1 complex subunit 2 homolog, translated as MRGFIVASILWVGFVSAYPQQAVDPAYLRQYYQQIAQAAGAQNAAQGRADATPIYEQGAQEQQHIPQYLPQAQQAQRPQYQQPQARQYQAQPQYQPQQIQYVQEQQYQQPQPQLKVSKPRPQQFHQGGQRQQEEEDKEDYDPNPSYQFGFDVKDDEFTNYQNRKETRDGNVIKGSYSVVDSDGFIRTVTYTADPKEGFKAEVSRQPTDIVVKIPTPAPQSAHERFASQPQSSGAYRVQQAPQQQQAQPRPRPQEYSQYQ; from the exons ATGCGTGGCTTCATAGTAGCGTCGATCTTGTGGGTTGGATTCGTGTCCGCCTACCCGCAGCAGGCGGTTGATCCTGCGTACCTTCGCCAGTACTATCAGCAGATTGCGCAGGCTGCCGGAGCACAGAATGCGGCTCAGGGACGTGCCGATGCCACGCCAATCTACGAGCAGGGTGcccaggagcagcagcacatCCCACAGTATCTGCCACAGGCGCAACAG GCTCAGCGACCCCAGTACCAGCAGCCTCAGGCCAGACAGTACCAGGCTCAGCCTCAATACCAGCCGCAACAG ATCCAGTACGTCCAAGAGCAGCAGTACCAGCAGCCGCAGCCGCAGCTGAAGGTGTCCAAACCACGGCCCCAGCAGTTCCACCAGGGAGGTCAAAGACAGCAGGAGGAAGAAGACAAGGAGGACTATGAT CCAAATCCTTCGTACCAGTTCGGTTTCGACGTAAAGGATGACGAGTTCACCAACTACCAGAACCGCAAGGAAACGCGCGACGGAAACGTAATCAAGGGCAGCTACTCGGTCGTCGACTCCGATGGCTTCATCCGAACCGTCACCTACACCGCCGACCCGAAGGAGGGCTTTAAGGCCGAGGTCAGCCGCCAGCCGACGGACATCGTGGTCAAGATCCCGACGCCGGCCCCTCAGTCAGCGCACGAGCGCTTCGCTAGCCAGCCCCAGTCGAGCGGCGCGTACCGCGTCCAGCAGGCtccccaacagcagcaggccCAGCCGCGCCCGAGACCGCAGGAGTACTCGCAGTACCAGTAA
- the LOC131265092 gene encoding uncharacterized protein LOC131265092, which produces MAVTLSHLPGAVLLYALVVPSVTGSYLRDVELIGPSPQADFNTVYYYPSYVKGEDPVEEFNRRRLHVDTAMFMDDDVRAAKRKRKTFPGAIARRNPKLRAPAPNRVGQPSDHERNYLKIRQSSGGPRYVRDDVEIFDIKQHAKRITKATDQAKEPRSRRTPRTVAMEASDDRRRYEESDPQIFAYERADSPEVIARTNARRTGEGSEDSKYFQDTFQLQKSPLELEFGHLFESNDGWEERYERQDHRNHRHQGKVKWADKQGGFGEHYWDLNHIQAAEPHDG; this is translated from the exons ATGGCTGTGACTTTGAGTCACCTCCCTGGTGCCGTGCTGTTGTACGCGTTGGTCGTGCCGTCCGTCACCGGAAGCTACCTGCGTGACGTGGAGCTGATCGGACCGTCACCACAGGCCGACTTCAACACCGTCTACTACTACCCGAGCTACGTCAAGGGCGAGGACCCGGTCGAAGAGTTCAACCGAAGGCGTCTGCACGTGGACACCGCGATGTTCATGGACGATGACGTAAGGGCCGCGAAACGAAAGCGCAAGACGTTCCCGGGCGCCATCGCAAGGCGCAATCCGAAACTGCGTGCCCCGGCACCGAACCGCGTTGGGCAGCCCTCCGACCACGAGCgcaattatttgaaaattcgCCAATCGTCCGGCGGGCCACGGTACGTCCGGGACGATGTGGAAATCTTTGACATCAAGCAACACGCCAAAAGAATCACCAAGGCAACCGATCAAGCGAAGGAACCTCGTTCCCGTCGAACTCCTAGAACGGTCGCAATGGAGGCGTCCGATGATCGGCGACGTTACGAGGAATCTGATCCGCAGATATTTGCCTACGAACGTGCCGACAGTCCGGAGGTGATCGCTCGGACAAATGCTCGACGCACCGGGGAAGGATCAGAGGATAGCAAATACTTCCA AGATACCTTTCAGCTGCAAAAGTCTCCCCTGGAACTAGAGTTCGGCCACTTGTTTGAGTCAAACGATGGCTGGGAAGAGCGGTACGAAAGGCAGGACCATCGCAATCATAGGCATCAAGGAAAA GTCAAATGGGCCGACAAGCAGGGAGGCTTCGGTGAACACTACTGGGACCTGAACCACATCCAAGCGGCCGAACCTCACGATGGCTAA